One part of the Sphingobium yanoikuyae genome encodes these proteins:
- a CDS encoding ATP phosphoribosyltransferase regulatory subunit: MTMIPPGLLPEGLSDRLPPQAEASARLARRVLDTVATHGYERVMPPLAEFEDTLTQRLKSMRAQDLVRAVDPVSQRTLAFRPDMTAQVGRIAATRLRSAPRPLRLSYAGPVIRQKASQLRPEREKMQLGAELIGSDSAAAAVEIVNIAIEALTAAGVTGITIDFTLPDLIDALAAGPLPLGAEELEAVRAELDAKDAGALVAISPAAAAYLPLIEATGPFHAAMERLEAFSAQLGGAIDSRIAGLRAIAKPIGWDITLTLDPTERHGFEFQNWFGFSIFAEGFIGEIGRGGSYAIARAGETDEPAMGFSLYPDPLIDAGFGDERPKRLFLPVGHDVVRAAALRAEGWHTVAALADGEDGAAQRCSHWLDGSEPRAY, encoded by the coding sequence ATGACCATGATCCCGCCCGGCCTTCTTCCTGAAGGACTTTCCGATCGCCTGCCGCCGCAGGCCGAAGCTTCCGCGCGCCTGGCGCGCCGCGTGCTCGATACGGTCGCGACCCATGGTTATGAACGGGTCATGCCGCCGCTGGCGGAGTTCGAGGATACGCTGACCCAGCGGCTCAAGTCGATGCGCGCGCAGGATCTGGTCCGCGCCGTCGATCCGGTGTCGCAGCGCACTTTGGCCTTCCGCCCCGACATGACCGCGCAGGTCGGTCGCATCGCCGCCACCCGCCTGCGCAGCGCGCCACGTCCGCTGCGCCTGTCCTATGCCGGGCCGGTGATCCGCCAGAAGGCGAGCCAACTGCGCCCCGAGCGCGAGAAGATGCAGCTGGGCGCCGAACTGATCGGCAGCGACAGCGCCGCCGCTGCGGTCGAGATCGTCAATATCGCGATCGAAGCGCTCACCGCAGCCGGCGTTACCGGCATCACCATCGATTTCACCTTGCCCGACCTGATCGACGCGCTGGCTGCTGGCCCGTTGCCGCTGGGGGCGGAGGAACTGGAAGCCGTGCGCGCCGAACTGGACGCCAAGGATGCCGGCGCGCTGGTGGCGATCAGCCCGGCCGCCGCCGCCTATCTGCCGCTGATCGAGGCGACCGGCCCCTTCCATGCCGCGATGGAACGGCTGGAGGCGTTCAGTGCGCAGCTGGGCGGCGCCATCGACAGCCGAATCGCGGGCCTGCGCGCCATTGCCAAGCCGATCGGCTGGGACATCACCCTGACCCTCGACCCGACCGAACGGCACGGTTTCGAATTCCAGAACTGGTTTGGCTTCTCCATCTTTGCCGAGGGTTTCATCGGTGAGATCGGCCGTGGCGGCAGCTATGCCATTGCTCGTGCTGGCGAAACGGATGAGCCCGCCATGGGCTTTTCGCTCTATCCCGATCCGCTGATCGACGCGGGCTTTGGCGACGAACGGCCCAAGCGCCTGTTCCTGCCGGTCGGCCATGATGTCGTGCGCGCGGCAGCGCTGCGGGCCGAGGGCTGGCACACGGTTGCGGCCCTGGCGGACGGCGAAGATGGCGCTGCCCAGCGCTGCTCGCACTGGCTGGATGGCAGCGAGCCCCGCGCCTACTGA
- a CDS encoding alpha/beta hydrolase, protein MRRRLIPILILSLLAGTPLAAQAQTAAAPQAMTYGRDPLQAIDFWPGKGTKAPLVIFVHGGGWKRGSKDNATGAAKAPHYTGLGYAFASINYRLVPDATVEQQAQDVADAVAHLRSQAVTLGIDPGRIILMGHSAGAHLVALVGTDMRYFAKAALKPDAVRGIIALDGAAYDVPTQMAQGGRFMAKTYEQAFGTDPARQKALSPTLQAAKPNAPDFLLLHVDRVDGTAQSNALAAALRKAGTPVDIHALPGRGLRGHMQINREMGDADYAGTGIVDAWLRRLFGQ, encoded by the coding sequence ATGCGCAGACGGCTGATTCCCATCCTGATTCTCTCCCTGCTCGCGGGCACGCCGCTGGCCGCGCAGGCCCAGACCGCCGCCGCACCGCAGGCCATGACCTATGGCCGCGATCCGCTACAGGCGATCGACTTCTGGCCGGGCAAGGGCACGAAGGCACCGCTGGTTATCTTCGTCCATGGCGGCGGCTGGAAACGCGGCAGCAAGGACAATGCCACCGGCGCGGCCAAGGCCCCCCATTATACCGGCCTGGGCTATGCCTTCGCCTCGATCAATTACCGGCTGGTTCCCGATGCCACGGTTGAGCAGCAGGCACAGGACGTCGCAGACGCGGTCGCCCATCTGCGCAGCCAGGCGGTAACGCTGGGCATCGACCCCGGCCGTATCATTCTGATGGGCCATAGCGCCGGCGCGCACCTCGTCGCGCTGGTCGGCACCGATATGCGCTATTTCGCCAAGGCCGCGCTGAAGCCCGATGCCGTGCGCGGCATCATCGCACTGGATGGCGCGGCTTATGACGTGCCAACGCAGATGGCGCAGGGCGGCCGATTCATGGCGAAAACCTATGAACAGGCGTTCGGCACCGATCCGGCGCGGCAGAAGGCGCTATCGCCGACCTTGCAGGCGGCAAAGCCCAATGCCCCCGATTTCCTGCTGCTCCATGTCGATCGGGTCGACGGCACCGCCCAGTCCAATGCGCTCGCCGCCGCGCTGCGCAAGGCCGGCACGCCAGTGGATATCCATGCGCTCCCCGGACGCGGGCTGCGCGGCCATATGCAGATCAACCGCGAGATGGGCGATGCCGACTATGCCGGCACCGGCATCGTGGACGCCTGGCTGCGTCGCCTGTTCGGTCAGTAG
- a CDS encoding adenylosuccinate synthase → MANVTVIGAQWGDEGKGKIVDWLSERADVVARFQGGHNAGHTLVVGEKVYKLSLLPSGIVRGTLSVIGNGVVLDPWHFRDEVAKLKGQGVEITPENLQIAETCPLILPFHRDLDGLREDASGAGKIGTTRRGIGPAYEDKVGRRAIRVCDLAHLDDLDLQIDRLTAHHDALRAGFGEAPIDRAQLMADLTEIAAFILPFVKPVWLTLNKAKSEGKRILFEGAQGTLLDIDHGTYPFVTSSNTVAGTAASGTGLGPNGAGFVLGIVKAYTTRVGSGPFPTEQENDVGQRLGERGHEFGTVTGRKRRCGWFDAVLVRQSVAVSGVTGIALTKLDVLDGFEELKICVGYKIGDQSFDYLPAHAQDQAKAEPIYESIAGWSETTAGARSWAELPAQAIKYIRRIEELIGCPVTLVSTSPERDDTILVRDPFAD, encoded by the coding sequence ATGGCAAATGTAACCGTGATCGGCGCCCAGTGGGGTGACGAAGGCAAGGGCAAGATCGTCGACTGGCTGTCGGAGCGCGCGGATGTCGTCGCCCGTTTCCAGGGCGGCCATAATGCCGGCCACACGCTGGTCGTCGGCGAGAAGGTCTACAAGCTCTCGCTGCTGCCGTCGGGCATCGTGCGCGGCACGCTGTCGGTAATCGGCAATGGCGTGGTGCTGGACCCCTGGCACTTCCGTGACGAGGTCGCGAAGCTGAAGGGCCAGGGCGTCGAGATCACACCGGAAAACCTGCAGATCGCCGAAACCTGCCCGCTGATCCTGCCCTTCCATCGCGACCTCGACGGTCTGCGCGAGGATGCGTCGGGCGCCGGCAAGATCGGCACCACCCGTCGCGGCATCGGCCCGGCCTATGAGGACAAGGTCGGCCGCCGCGCCATCCGCGTGTGCGATCTGGCCCATCTCGACGATCTCGACCTGCAGATTGATCGGCTGACCGCGCATCATGATGCGCTGCGCGCCGGCTTCGGTGAAGCGCCGATCGACCGCGCCCAGCTGATGGCCGACCTGACCGAGATCGCCGCCTTCATCCTGCCCTTCGTCAAGCCCGTCTGGCTGACGCTCAACAAGGCGAAATCGGAAGGCAAGCGCATCCTGTTCGAAGGCGCGCAGGGCACGCTGCTCGATATCGACCATGGCACCTATCCCTTCGTCACCTCGTCCAACACGGTGGCGGGCACGGCGGCGAGCGGCACCGGCCTTGGCCCCAATGGCGCCGGCTTCGTGCTGGGCATCGTCAAGGCCTATACCACCCGCGTCGGTTCCGGCCCGTTCCCGACCGAGCAGGAAAATGACGTCGGCCAGCGCCTGGGCGAGCGTGGCCATGAGTTCGGCACCGTCACCGGCCGCAAGCGCCGCTGTGGCTGGTTCGATGCGGTGCTGGTGCGCCAGTCGGTCGCGGTTTCGGGCGTGACCGGCATTGCGCTGACCAAGCTCGACGTGCTCGACGGCTTCGAGGAACTGAAGATCTGTGTCGGCTACAAGATCGGCGACCAGAGCTTTGATTATCTGCCTGCCCATGCGCAGGACCAGGCCAAGGCCGAGCCGATCTATGAAAGCATCGCTGGCTGGAGCGAAACCACGGCCGGCGCGCGCAGCTGGGCGGAGCTTCCGGCACAGGCGATCAAATATATCCGCCGTATCGAGGAACTGATCGGCTGCCCGGTCACGCTCGTGTCGACCAGCCCGGAACGCGACGACACCATCCTCGTCCGCGATCCCTTCGCGGATTAA
- a CDS encoding family 43 glycosylhydrolase, protein MKRMALLACMGLLMANGEVEPGKPISPRFAGDPSPHWFDDRWYLYATDDASNSGRYWDSTSWRLYSSTDMKSWQDDGAFLDVTTFQWARPDAKAWAPEVAQRNGRYYFYAPIGGDRIGVAVADRPQGPYRDARGDALIDKARDANAGAEPIDPAVFIDTDGQAYLYFGTRVPKVVRLKPDMIHVDGPIMDVVVTGLPASDPKKKYGEAPYLHAHDGRYYFCFSTGWPGQIIYGTAASPLGPFAYGGVILDYLPISTNHQAIVERGGKSWLFYHDRLLPGGGDHRRSITIAPLTYAKDGAILPVERHAPK, encoded by the coding sequence ATGAAGAGGATGGCGCTGCTGGCCTGCATGGGCCTGCTGATGGCCAATGGCGAGGTCGAACCGGGCAAGCCGATCAGCCCGCGCTTTGCCGGTGATCCGTCGCCGCATTGGTTCGACGATCGCTGGTATCTCTATGCCACCGACGACGCATCCAATTCCGGCCGCTACTGGGACAGCACAAGCTGGCGCCTCTACAGTTCGACCGACATGAAAAGCTGGCAGGATGACGGCGCCTTCCTCGACGTCACCACCTTCCAATGGGCACGCCCCGATGCCAAAGCCTGGGCCCCTGAAGTCGCCCAACGCAACGGACGCTATTATTTCTATGCGCCGATCGGCGGCGACCGGATCGGCGTTGCGGTGGCCGACCGCCCCCAGGGGCCTTATCGCGACGCGCGCGGCGACGCGTTGATCGACAAGGCGCGCGACGCCAATGCCGGCGCCGAGCCGATCGACCCCGCCGTCTTCATCGACACGGACGGACAGGCCTATCTCTATTTCGGCACCCGCGTGCCCAAGGTTGTGCGGCTGAAGCCCGACATGATCCATGTCGATGGTCCGATCATGGATGTCGTCGTCACCGGACTGCCGGCCAGCGACCCCAAGAAGAAATATGGCGAGGCGCCCTATCTCCACGCCCATGACGGCCGCTATTATTTTTGCTTCTCGACCGGCTGGCCCGGCCAGATCATCTATGGCACCGCCGCCTCGCCGCTCGGCCCCTTCGCTTATGGCGGGGTGATCCTCGACTATCTACCGATCTCGACCAATCATCAGGCGATCGTCGAGCGGGGCGGCAAGAGCTGGCTCTTCTATCATGACAGGCTGTTGCCCGGCGGTGGCGATCATCGGCGCTCGATCACCATCGCCCCGCTGACCTATGCCAAGGACGGGGCCATCCTGCCGGTCGAGCGCCACGCCCCGAAATGA
- a CDS encoding NADPH-dependent FMN reductase codes for MALDILVLYGSYRRSRLGIRLADYLIRSFEGLGHKAELVDAKAVGLPMLDLRYSDYPAGEAPPAMAHLAERLSAADAFVFVAGEYNRGMQPGLKNLVDHYLKEFDRRPAAIASYSMGRFAGVNSHADWTVTLSAMGMAVMPERLSVGQIGQVLDEQARPQGEGGAALDRGFAGFADTLIWWAQAAKARR; via the coding sequence ATGGCACTCGACATCCTCGTCCTCTACGGTTCCTATAGGCGCAGCCGGCTCGGTATCCGGCTGGCCGACTATTTAATCCGCAGCTTTGAGGGGCTGGGGCACAAGGCGGAACTGGTCGATGCCAAGGCGGTCGGCCTGCCGATGCTCGACCTGCGCTATAGCGACTACCCGGCCGGCGAGGCGCCCCCCGCCATGGCGCATCTTGCCGAGCGTCTGTCCGCTGCCGATGCCTTCGTCTTCGTCGCGGGCGAATATAATCGCGGCATGCAGCCGGGTCTCAAGAATCTGGTCGACCATTATCTCAAGGAGTTCGACCGCCGGCCGGCCGCGATCGCCAGTTACTCGATGGGGCGTTTTGCCGGGGTGAACAGCCATGCCGACTGGACGGTGACGCTGTCCGCCATGGGCATGGCGGTGATGCCGGAGCGGCTGAGCGTCGGCCAGATCGGGCAGGTGCTGGACGAGCAGGCCCGGCCCCAGGGGGAGGGCGGCGCGGCGCTGGATCGGGGCTTTGCCGGTTTCGCCGACACGCTCATCTGGTGGGCGCAGGCGGCGAAGGCACGGCGCTGA
- a CDS encoding dicarboxylate/amino acid:cation symporter has translation MSGSGTEELAGRRAAFSLQWQMLAGFLIGLAAGLVAYAVTPGAPWIDAVTRYLTGPIGQIFLRLLFMLVIPLLVSALIVGIAEMGEMRSLRRVGLRTLLYTLIVSGIAVVISLALVNLLQPGSGVDPAQARALLADAGQGAKAILDRGADTPTGMQALIAIVPDNVIAAMADNDILAVMVFALFFGIGLVLVQTKETKLLLDAMEGLFAVTMRLISIVIRLAPIAIACFMFNLAAQFGWDLLLRLSAYVGVVLLALAIQMFGIYSLLIGLPARRSPLRFFAAVQEASVMAFATASSNATLPTAIRVAEEKLHLPRRIARFVLTIGATANQNGTAMFEGITVLFLAQFFHVDLSLGQQLMVMLVCILGGVGTAGVPAGSLPVVAMILAMVGIPPEGIGLVLGVDRLLDMCRTALNVTGDLVAATVISAREEISAVPSPPAPTR, from the coding sequence ATGAGTGGTTCGGGCACAGAAGAACTGGCGGGCCGGCGCGCGGCCTTCTCGCTACAATGGCAGATGCTGGCCGGCTTCCTGATCGGCCTCGCCGCCGGGCTGGTCGCCTATGCCGTAACCCCCGGCGCGCCCTGGATCGATGCGGTCACCCGCTATCTCACCGGCCCGATCGGCCAAATCTTCCTGCGGCTGCTGTTCATGCTGGTGATCCCGCTGCTGGTCTCCGCGCTGATCGTCGGCATCGCCGAAATGGGCGAGATGCGCTCGCTGCGCCGGGTGGGGCTGCGCACTCTTCTCTACACGCTGATCGTGTCGGGCATAGCCGTCGTCATCAGCCTTGCGCTGGTCAATCTGCTGCAACCGGGCAGCGGCGTCGATCCGGCGCAGGCGCGCGCACTGCTGGCCGATGCGGGCCAGGGGGCCAAGGCGATCCTCGATCGCGGTGCCGACACGCCCACCGGCATGCAGGCGCTGATCGCGATCGTCCCCGACAATGTGATCGCGGCGATGGCCGACAATGACATATTGGCGGTGATGGTCTTCGCCCTCTTCTTCGGCATCGGGCTGGTGCTGGTGCAGACGAAGGAAACGAAGCTGCTGCTCGACGCGATGGAGGGTCTGTTCGCGGTGACGATGCGCCTCATATCGATCGTCATCCGCCTGGCGCCGATCGCCATCGCCTGCTTCATGTTCAACCTCGCCGCCCAGTTCGGCTGGGACTTGCTGCTGCGCCTGTCCGCCTATGTCGGGGTCGTGCTGCTGGCGCTCGCGATCCAGATGTTCGGCATCTATTCGCTGCTGATCGGCCTGCCGGCGCGCCGATCGCCGCTGCGCTTCTTCGCCGCCGTGCAGGAAGCAAGCGTCATGGCCTTTGCCACCGCCTCCTCCAACGCCACCCTGCCAACCGCCATCCGCGTTGCGGAAGAGAAGCTGCACCTGCCGCGCCGCATCGCCCGCTTCGTCCTCACCATCGGCGCCACCGCCAACCAGAATGGCACGGCGATGTTCGAGGGGATCACCGTCCTGTTCCTCGCCCAATTCTTCCATGTCGACCTCAGCCTTGGCCAGCAGTTGATGGTGATGCTGGTCTGCATATTGGGCGGGGTCGGCACGGCAGGCGTGCCCGCCGGGTCGCTGCCGGTGGTGGCGATGATCCTGGCGATGGTCGGCATCCCGCCCGAGGGGATCGGGCTGGTGCTGGGCGTCGACCGGCTGCTCGACATGTGCCGCACCGCGCTCAACGTCACCGGCGACCTGGTGGCCGCGACGGTGATATCGGCGCGCGAGGAGATCAGCGCCGTGCCTTCGCCGCCTGCGCCCACCAGATGA
- a CDS encoding bestrophin family protein encodes MIVDAVPSMRRIASEVWKPLTALFVWDCAVTAAYYLLPFKAPSLPLTIFGSALALFLGFRSNSSYQRWWEGRTLWGAMINASRSLARSARNFLPDPEARDLKREIVKRQIAYVNALRCQLRRQTIGEDVTKFLREEDKGKALARANPANGLLDSTGRRIDMARREGWIDTIQQTQMEKVLVDIANAQGGMERLKNTPLPFQYRLLPVVFTHLFCILLPIGLVETLGLATPLGSTVAGLMFMAVLRIGDDLTDPFADSVHDVPLTAMCRTIEIDLLQSIGDPAPDPVTPVRGVLW; translated from the coding sequence ATGATCGTTGATGCCGTCCCCAGCATGCGCCGGATCGCATCGGAAGTGTGGAAACCGCTGACCGCGCTGTTCGTGTGGGACTGTGCGGTCACGGCCGCTTATTATCTGTTGCCGTTCAAGGCCCCTTCGCTGCCGCTCACCATTTTCGGTTCGGCCCTCGCCCTGTTCCTGGGCTTCCGGTCGAACAGCAGTTACCAGCGCTGGTGGGAAGGGCGCACATTGTGGGGGGCGATGATCAACGCCTCACGCAGCCTGGCGCGTTCTGCGCGCAATTTCCTGCCCGACCCGGAGGCCCGCGACCTCAAGCGCGAAATCGTCAAGCGCCAGATCGCCTATGTGAATGCGCTGCGCTGCCAGTTGCGGCGCCAGACGATCGGCGAGGATGTGACCAAATTCCTGCGCGAGGAGGACAAGGGCAAGGCGCTGGCGCGGGCCAATCCGGCCAATGGTCTGCTCGACAGCACCGGTCGGCGGATCGACATGGCGCGGCGGGAAGGCTGGATCGATACCATCCAGCAGACCCAGATGGAAAAGGTGCTGGTCGACATTGCCAATGCCCAGGGCGGGATGGAGCGACTGAAGAACACGCCGCTGCCCTTCCAATATCGACTGCTGCCGGTGGTCTTCACCCATCTTTTCTGCATTTTGCTGCCGATCGGGCTGGTCGAGACGCTGGGCCTGGCCACGCCACTGGGATCGACGGTGGCGGGGCTGATGTTCATGGCGGTGCTACGGATCGGCGATGATCTGACCGATCCCTTTGCCGACAGCGTGCATGACGTGCCGCTGACCGCGATGTGCCGGACGATCGAGATCGACCTGCTCCAGTCGATCGGCGATCCGGCGCCAGATCCTGTCACGCCGGTGCGTGGTGTCCTGTGGTAA
- a CDS encoding dicarboxylate/amino acid:cation symporter, with the protein MRNRLTAYILTGMVLGVIVGFVANLWVGGDEALAKDVAGYFHLLADIFLHLIKMIIAPLVFSTLVAGIAHMGDSAALGRIGGRALAWFIIASLISLTLGLIFVNFFEPGAGLNLVRSGADAGVNTEALNFRDFILHVFPTSMIGAMADNQILQIVVFSLFVGVALTAIGEKGKPIITVIEALVELMLQVTGYVMRVAPLAVFGALASSVTVQGLGVLKTYGALVGEFYIALICLWVLLFGAGAIFLGKRMFKLIRYVREPILIAFSTASSEAAYPKMLEQLDRFGVPRRIYSFVLPLGYSFNLDGSMMYATFATIFIAQAYGIDLPIATQITILLVLMVTSKGIAAVPRASLVVVAATLGQFDLPVEGVAFILAVDHFMDMGRTATNVLGNAIATSVITKWEGMLEVEEPVDVPHPKAPAHTPSHGRAGLELASDMVDEDRKG; encoded by the coding sequence ATGCGAAATCGACTGACGGCCTACATCCTGACAGGCATGGTCCTGGGCGTGATCGTGGGCTTCGTGGCCAATCTCTGGGTCGGCGGGGATGAAGCGCTGGCCAAGGATGTGGCGGGCTATTTTCACCTTCTGGCCGACATCTTCCTTCATCTGATCAAGATGATCATCGCACCGCTGGTCTTTTCCACGCTGGTCGCGGGCATCGCCCATATGGGCGACAGCGCGGCACTGGGGCGGATCGGCGGGCGCGCGCTCGCCTGGTTCATCATCGCCAGCCTCATTTCGCTGACCTTGGGCCTGATCTTCGTCAATTTCTTCGAGCCGGGTGCCGGCCTCAACCTCGTCCGGTCGGGCGCGGATGCTGGCGTCAACACCGAAGCGCTCAACTTCCGCGACTTCATCCTGCACGTCTTCCCGACGTCGATGATCGGCGCGATGGCGGACAACCAGATCCTGCAGATCGTCGTCTTCTCGCTGTTCGTCGGCGTGGCGCTGACCGCCATCGGCGAAAAGGGCAAGCCGATCATCACCGTGATCGAAGCGCTGGTCGAACTGATGCTGCAGGTCACCGGCTATGTCATGCGGGTCGCGCCGCTCGCCGTGTTCGGCGCCCTCGCCTCGTCGGTGACGGTGCAGGGCCTGGGCGTGCTCAAGACCTATGGCGCACTGGTCGGCGAATTCTACATCGCCCTCATCTGCCTGTGGGTGCTGCTGTTCGGCGCGGGTGCGATTTTCCTCGGCAAGCGGATGTTCAAGCTGATCCGTTATGTCCGCGAGCCGATCCTGATCGCCTTCTCGACCGCCTCGTCGGAAGCCGCCTATCCCAAGATGCTGGAACAGCTCGACCGGTTCGGCGTGCCGCGCCGCATCTACAGCTTCGTGCTGCCGCTGGGCTACAGCTTCAACCTCGACGGCTCGATGATGTATGCGACCTTCGCGACCATCTTCATCGCCCAGGCCTATGGCATCGACCTGCCGATCGCGACCCAGATCACGATCCTGCTCGTCCTGATGGTCACCAGCAAGGGCATCGCCGCCGTGCCGCGCGCCTCGCTGGTCGTGGTCGCCGCCACGCTCGGCCAGTTCGACCTGCCGGTCGAGGGCGTCGCCTTCATCCTGGCGGTCGACCATTTCATGGACATGGGCCGCACCGCCACCAACGTGCTGGGCAATGCCATTGCCACCTCGGTCATCACCAAGTGGGAAGGTATGCTGGAGGTGGAGGAGCCGGTCGACGTGCCCCATCCCAAGGCGCCGGCCCATACCCCGTCCCATGGCCGGGCCGGGCTGGAACTGGCCTCCGACATGGTCGACGAAGACCGCAAGGGATAA
- the pdxH gene encoding pyridoxamine 5'-phosphate oxidase codes for MTDPFALFDEWYAQARETELNDSNAMALATADAQGRPSVRMVLLKGHGPDGFIFYTNFEGRKAGDLLANPHAALLFHWKSVRRQIRIEGSVGPVDDATADAYFATRSRDSQLGAWASDQSRPLPSRAVFMDRYEEVRARFEGGPVPRPPHWSGFRLTPERIEFWQDREHRLHERRVFSRQENAWNEGLLYP; via the coding sequence ATGACCGATCCCTTCGCCCTTTTCGACGAGTGGTATGCGCAGGCGCGCGAGACCGAACTCAATGACAGCAACGCCATGGCGCTGGCCACGGCCGATGCACAGGGCCGCCCGTCGGTCCGCATGGTGCTGCTCAAGGGCCATGGCCCCGACGGCTTCATCTTCTACACCAATTTCGAAGGGCGCAAGGCGGGCGACCTGCTCGCCAATCCGCATGCCGCCCTGCTGTTCCACTGGAAGTCGGTGCGCCGCCAGATCCGGATCGAGGGCAGTGTCGGCCCGGTCGACGACGCCACCGCCGACGCCTATTTCGCCACCCGCAGCCGCGACAGCCAGCTGGGCGCCTGGGCCTCCGACCAGTCCCGCCCGCTGCCCTCGCGCGCCGTCTTCATGGATCGCTATGAAGAGGTGCGCGCCCGGTTCGAAGGTGGCCCGGTGCCGCGCCCACCCCACTGGTCGGGCTTCCGCCTGACCCCGGAACGGATCGAGTTCTGGCAGGATCGCGAGCATCGCCTGCATGAACGGCGCGTCTTCTCCCGCCAGGAAAATGCCTGGAACGAGGGGCTTCTCTACCCCTGA
- a CDS encoding DnaJ C-terminal domain-containing protein, which produces MADPYSTLGVARSASEAEIKSAYRKLAKQYHPDKNQDNPKAAEKFSAVTNAYDLLSDKDKRARFDRGEIDADGNPTAPFGFGGGGGGRGRPGGFEFNEGGADFGDIFEGLFGGAGRRAGGGGGFGGFGRGAPPAKGANVAYRLAVQFVDAATLAPQRITLQDGKTIDLKLPAGVETGTQMRLTGKGQPGAGGAGDAIVTIEVKLHPFFKRDGDNVLLDLPITINEAVKGGKVKVPTVDGPVMLGVPAGTTSGKTLRLRGKGFTGKDGQRGDQLVTLLIDVPADDPVILQLVEDWQDGRAVRTHLGV; this is translated from the coding sequence ATGGCGGATCCCTATTCCACTCTGGGTGTGGCGCGCAGCGCGAGCGAAGCGGAGATCAAGTCCGCCTATCGCAAGCTGGCCAAGCAATATCACCCCGACAAGAATCAGGATAATCCCAAGGCGGCAGAGAAATTCTCGGCCGTGACCAACGCCTATGACCTGCTGTCGGACAAGGACAAGCGAGCCCGCTTCGACCGGGGCGAGATCGATGCCGATGGCAATCCGACCGCGCCCTTCGGCTTTGGTGGCGGTGGCGGCGGGCGTGGCCGTCCCGGTGGGTTCGAGTTCAACGAGGGCGGCGCCGATTTCGGCGATATTTTCGAAGGCCTGTTCGGCGGTGCGGGCCGTCGCGCCGGGGGAGGCGGCGGCTTCGGCGGCTTTGGTCGCGGCGCGCCGCCCGCCAAGGGGGCCAATGTCGCCTATCGGCTGGCGGTGCAGTTCGTTGATGCGGCGACGCTGGCGCCGCAGCGCATCACCCTGCAGGACGGCAAGACGATCGACCTGAAGCTGCCCGCCGGGGTCGAGACCGGCACGCAGATGCGCCTGACCGGCAAGGGGCAGCCGGGCGCGGGCGGTGCGGGCGACGCGATCGTCACCATCGAGGTGAAGTTGCATCCCTTCTTCAAGCGCGACGGCGACAATGTGCTGCTCGATTTGCCGATCACCATCAACGAGGCGGTGAAGGGCGGCAAGGTGAAGGTGCCGACCGTCGATGGCCCGGTGATGCTGGGCGTGCCGGCCGGCACCACATCGGGCAAGACGCTGCGCCTGCGCGGCAAGGGCTTTACCGGCAAGGACGGCCAGCGCGGCGACCAGCTTGTGACCTTGCTGATCGACGTGCCTGCCGATGATCCGGTGATCCTCCAGCTGGTTGAGGATTGGCAGGATGGTCGCGCGGTGCGGACCCATCTGGGCGTCTAG